A window of Streptomyces sp. NBC_01224 genomic DNA:
TGAACTCGCGTTCTCACAACCCTTGTCCGGCTCGGCCGGACTCGTGCTCCGATACTCGGACGCCGCCAACTACCTGTTCGCCGTTTTCGACTTCGTGACGACGAAGCACAGCATCGGCCGCGTACTCAACGGCGAGACGACGATTCTCGGCTCGACTCCCGCGATCACCGACCCGTATGCGATGCCGACAGCCGGACGACAGGTCACCTATCGCTTCGAACTCAACGCAGCGACGCTCGCACTCTTCCGCGACGGCAGCGAAGTGCTCCGGGTGAGCTCAGGCAGCCTCCAGGAATCCGCACCGGGCCGCGCCGGTGTCATCTCCAACGGATCGTCCGTGAACGTTGATCGCCTGCACGTCGAGGCAGACACCGCGACCGGTTTTGATGTGCTCCGTGCCGAGGGTCCAGCCGGTCCGTACGCCGTCGTTGCAAGCAACCATCCGGACCAGAGTCTGGTCGACACGGCGAGCTCCAGTGCAGACAACTACTACAAGGTCGTTGCCGTAACCGGCGAAGTCCGATCAGCCGATGCCTCGCACCCCGCTCCGTCCCGACTCAAGAACGTCGCGCGTGACGCGACGATCACGGCGAGCTCCACCCTCGCCGGCACCGCCACCGCGAAGCTCGTCGACGGCATCACAAACCTGGACTCGAGCCGGTGGGTTTCCCAACCCGGCGAGCCGCACGACCTCGAGTTCGCCTGGTCGAGCGCGAAGACAATCGGTCGGGTGTGCGTGCACACAGGGTTCATGGCCAACCGAGGATTCCAAGTGGCGGATTTCGAGGTGCAACAGTGGGACGGCGCCACGTGGCAAACCGTCACCGCAGTTGCCGACAGTGATCGGGATGTCTACGTGGGGACCTTCAACGACCTCTCCTTCGTTCCTGTCACGACGAAGCGTGTGCGATTGCACATCACGAAAGCATGTGCGGCACCCGGGTACACAAATGCACGCGTTCTCGAAGTGGAGATCTACGGAAAATGACCCAGGCCCGCCTTACCCACCCGATGACCCCAGTGAGTCGAGAGCATGACGAGGCGGCTTCCTCCGCCGACTTCGACGACTTCTGGGAAAAGACACTTGCCGAGGCACGCAGCTTCGAGCTCAGCGTCCGAATCGACCGCATCGACTCGCCGGTGAAGACCATCGATGTGTTCGACGTGTCCTTCTCCGGCTTTCAGGGTGAAGCGGTCAAGGGCTGGCTCCGCAAGCCGAAAGGGCTGTCGGAACAGGCCGGGGCCGTCGTTGAGTTCGTGGGCTATGGCAATGGGCGCGGCGAGCACATCGACAACCTGCTGTGGTCTTCGGCCGGATACGCGCACCTCACGATGGACACCCGCGGGCAGGGGAGCGTGCACAGCCTCGGGCACACCGCCGACCCCCATGGATCGGGTCCGTCTGTCCCCGGTTTCGCATCGCGGGGCATCACGGACCCGTCCGACTACTACTACCGTCGGCTCATTGTCGACGCCGTCCGTGCGGTCGACGCGATGCGGAGTCTCGACGGGATCGATCCGTCGCGTGTTGCGCTCTTCGGGGCAAGCCAAGGCGGCGGAGTCGCGCTCGCAGTCGCGGGCCTGGTCCCCGATCTCGCTGCGGTCGTGGCGAAGGTCCCGTTCCTGTGCGACATCCCGCGTGCGCTCACCCTCGCGGAATCCGGGCCATACATGGAGATCGTGAAATGGTTGGAGACCCATGTCCACCGAGAACAAGAGGCGATGCGCGCCTTGTCATATGTGGATGCGGTCAACTTCGGCCCCCGCGCGACAGCGCCGGCGCTCTTCTCTGCCGGGCTACGCGACACAGTGTGTCCGGCGCCGACGGTCGCCAGTGCATTTGACGCGTATGCGGGCGGCAAGGAGCTTCGCATCTGGAAGTACGGCGGCCATGGAGGCGGCGGCAGCACAGAGGACCTTGAAGTCTTGCGCTTTCTCGACGCCCACCTCGGCTGAGAGTGACTTCGCCACCAGGCTTTCTTCCCGTGTTCGGAGGGCCTGCCTACCCGGTAATCGCCGTTCACGGGCAGCGATTCAGATACCCCGCTCACCTCAAAAGCCGCCGTCCGCGATCACCGTGGTGCGGCCGACGGCGGCCTTTACCGGCTGCCCCTGCTGTGCGGTCTGCGGGACCGGTCCGGGGTGCGGGGTATTCATGTCACTGGCGTCGCTCACTCGCTCCAGGCCAGTGAGCGGTCTGCCGGCTTCCGGTCAGGGGGTCGCCGCAGATACGACATATACGACAGGGTTCATCGGATCGGACATGTTGACGGTGATGTCCTGGGTGGGCCGCGGGTCCTTGTTGGTATGCGTGGTGCCCGCCCACTCGACGCCGGGGCCGAAGCTCCAGCCCGAGACCTTCTGGTCGCGGTCGCCGATGGTGACCTTGCCGGCCTCCAGGGCGGCGCGGCCGCTGCCCAGCCGGCTCAGGAACCGGTCGAGCCCGGCGGACGTGGTACGGAACTCCACGTACAGCCGGCTGGCCTTCCAGTTGTTGGTCTCGTAGTACTGCACGTCCAGGGAGTTGCCGGGCATCGGCAGCTCGAAGATCCGGCGCTGCACCCGGGACGGCCAGCCCTCCCTGAGCCCTTGTACGGAGGCCTCGGCCTCCTTGTTCTGGCCGGAGCGGCGGCTCTGCCCCGCGGAGATCAGCAGATAGCCGGCCGGGATGCCGATGAGCAGCACGATGATCGTCGCCGTGATCAGGCGGCGGCGGATCACCCTGCGCCGGTCCTGCGGCGGCTTGTCGTCGTCGGGCGGCGAGGACTGGCGCGGCAGGACGGGGTGCTCGGCTGCGGTCATGTCTGTGGAGATCCCTAGGAGGTGCGAGTGTTGCGCGTGTTACGGATGGTGCTCGCGGCCTGGTCGTAGATCTGCGCGTACCGCTCGTACCGCTCGACGCGGCGACGGTTGGTACGGCGGAATCTGCGGGCCACCAGCCTGGCGAGGTCGGCGGCGCCGACCATACCTGCCTCCGGGCCGAGCTGCGCCTTTGCGATCCGGGCCTCGGGGCGGTAGCCCCGGCCGGTGAGGTGGCGCTTGAAGGCATCCCTGGCGGGGCCGATCAGCAGGTCGTCGGCAGCGCTGACGCCGCCCCCGATGACGAAGCAGGAGGGGTCGAGCGCGGCGGCCAGATTGGCGATGCCGACGCCGAGCCACTGGCCGATGTCCTGGAGGAGTTCGATACACATCGCATCGCCCTCGCGGGCCAGTTCGGTGATGAGGGGCCCGGTGATGTCGGGGATGTTCCCCTTGACCCGCTCGATGATCCCGTGCGCCACCGGGGAGTCGGCCGCGGCCAGCTCCTTCGCCTCGCGGACCAGAGCGTTGCCGGAGCTGTACTGCTCCCAGCAGCCGCGGTTCCCGCAGGGGCAGCGGTGCCCGCCGGGCACCACCTGCATGTGGCCGAACTCACCGGCGACACCGTACTTGCCGCGCTTGACCTGACCGTCCTCCAGGATCGCGCCGCCGATGCCGGTACCGAGCGTGATCATGACGAGGTGGTCCTCGCCGCGGCCCGCTCCGAAACGCCACTCCGCCCAGGCGGCGGTGTTGGCGTCGTTGTCGACCATGACGGGGACGACGAGGCGGGAGGCGAGGGCGTCGCGCAGTGGTTCGTCGCGCCAGGCGAGGTGCGGGGCGAAGAGCACCTTGGAGCGGTCCGCGTCGACCCATCCGGCCGCCCCGATGCCGACGGCGTGCACATCGTGCCGGTCGGAGAGGTCCAGGACCAGCTCGACGATGGTGTCCTCGACGACCTTGGGGCTCTTGGACTTGTCCGGCGTCTCGGTGCGCAGCTGCTCCAGGATGTTGCCGTCGGCGTCGACGACGCCGGCCATCACCTTCGTGCCCCCGATGTCGATGCCGACGGTGGGTACCCGCGGCGCCGTGAGGTGCGAGCGCCGCTCCCGGGTGCCTACGGTCCGCAGGACGGTGGCGCGGGCGGAGCCGCGGTGTGTGAAGTCGCGGTACGTGCTCATCGTCCCTGCGGGGTCTGGGGGGGGCCGGGGGCGGTGCTCCCGGCGGCGGACTGCGCCCGTCGGGCTCGATTCTGCCACTGCCGGGGCACTGCGGCTGGCGGACCGGGTGCTTGAGGGCCGGTACCGGCCCGGGGCTACTGGGGGTCGTCGGCGACCGGGTGGCCGCCCAGATGGGTCGGACCCGGGGCCCGCTCCAGCTCGTGGCTGAGCTCCTCCAGCTCGCTGCCGCCCGCCATCTGGCGGGTCAGCTCGTCCAGAGTGATGCTCGCCTTGGTGTGGCTGCCGGACATGGCGCCCCGCTTGAGCAGGACGAACCGGTCACCGACGAGATACGCGTGGTGCGGGTTGTGCGTGATGAGGACCACGCCGAGCCCCGCGTCGCGGGCAGCCGCGACGTACTTGAGGACGACCCCGGACTGCTTGACGCCGAGCGCGGCGGTGGGCTCGTCCAGGACGAGGACCTTGGCGCCGAAGTAGACGGCCCGCGCGATGGCGACGCACTGGCGCTCGCCGCCGGAGAGCGTGCCGATCGGCTGGTCGACGTCGCGCAGGTCGATGCCCATGCGCAGCAGCTCGGAGCGGGTCGTCTCGCGCATCAGCCGCACGTCGAGGCGCTTGAAGGGGCCCGCGCCGGTGGTCGGCTCGGAGCCGAGGAAGAAGTTCCGCCAGACCGGCATCAGGGGGACGACGGCCAGGTCCTGGTAGACCGTGGCGATGCCGCGGTCGAGGGCGTCGCGCGGGTTGGCGAGGGTGGTCTCCTCGCCCTCGATGAGGAAGGTCCCCGCGTCGTGCCGGTGCAGCCCCGCGATGATCTTGATCAGGGTGGACTTGCCGGCGCCGTTGTCACCGAGGACGCAGGAGATCTCCCCCGCGTGCACCTCCAGCGAGACGTCCGTCAGGGCCTTGATGTTGCCGTAGAACTTGCTGACGTGATCCAGCTCGACGAGCGCCCGGTGGGACGTCTCCCGGTCGGCCGGTGCCTGGGGGGCCGTCATTTCGTCGCCTCCGCGCGCTTGCGTACCCATGCGTTGAGCAGGGTGGCCAGGAGCAGCATGGCTCCGAGGAAGAACTTGAACCAGTCCGGGTTCCACTCCGCGTACACGATGCCCTTGCTGGTCATGCCGAAGATGAAGGCACCGACCGCGGAGCCGATCGCGGAGCCGTAGCCGCCGGTGATCAGGCAGCCGCCGATGACGGCCGCGATGATGTAGATCAGCTCGTTGCCGACGCCCTCGCCGGACTGCACCACGTCGAACGAGAACAGCAGATGCTGCCCGGAGACCCAGGCGGCGAAGGCGACCCCGAGGTAGAGCCCGATCTTGGTACGGATCACCGGGACGCCGACCGCGCGGGCCGCGTCGGCCTCGCCGCCGACCGCGAAGATCCAGTTGCCGAAGCGGGTACGGAGCAGGATCCAGGTGGCGATCGCGACGAGCATGGCCCACCACAGAATGGTGACCTTCAGCTCGACACCGCCGATGGTCCACTGCGAGGCGAAGACCTGCCGGGCCGAGTCGAAGCCCTCCATGTCGGCGATGGACTTCGTCGACACGGTCCCGCTGATCAGCTTGGTGAAGCCCAGATTGAGGCCGGTCAGCATCAGGAACGTACCGAGCGTGATGATGAAACTCGGCAGTTTGGTACGGGTCAGCATGAAGCCGTTGAACGCCCCGATGGCCAGCGTGACCAGCAGCGACACCAACACGCCGACCCAGACGTTGGCCGTCATCTGATAGCTGAACATCGACGAGATCAGCGCGGAGCTGGTGACCAGCACACCGGCGGAGAGATCGAACTCGCCGCCGATCATCAGCAGCGCCACGGGCGCGGCCATGATCCCGATGGTGGAGGCCGCGTACAGCACCGTGCCGAGGCTGGAGGTGCGCAGGAAGCTGTCGGCGACGATCGAGAAGAAGATGAAGACGGCCGCGGCGCCGACCACCGAGCCGAGTTCGGGGCGGCCGAGCAGTCTGCGCAGCGGCGAGGTGCGCAGCAGCCGCTCGTCGGCCCCGGCCGGGGCGGACGGCCCTGCAACCGTGCTCATCGGGTCCCCCGCTTCGTGTATTCCGCCAGCTCGGCGGCGTCCTTCGAGGTGATGATCTGCGGGCCGGTGAGGACCGGGCGTCCGCCGCCGAGCACATTGCCGTTGAAGCGGTACAGCCACAGCAGGTCCACGGCCTCGTACCCCTGGAGGTAGGGCTGCTGGTCGACCGCGAAGCCGAGGGTCTTGTCCTGGAGCGCCGTGGCGACCTTGGCGTTCAGGTCGAACGTGTCGATCTCGGCCTTGCTGCCCGCGGTCTTCTTCGCCTTGACGGCGGCGTCCGCGAACGGCGCCCCGAGGGTGACGACCGCGTCGATGTTCTTGTCGGCCTGGAGCTTGGCCTCGATGGACGCCTGGACGTCGGGCATGTTGGTGCCTTCGACGTACAGGTTCTGCATCTGCCCGTCGAACGTCTTCTTCGCTCCGGCGCAGCGCTGCTCGTGGCCGACGTTGCCCTGCTCGTGCAGGATGCACAGGGCCTTCTTGCGGCCCCGCGCGTTGAGCTCGTCGCCCACGGCCTCACCCGCGATCGACTCGTCCTGGCCGATATGCGTGAGCGCGCCGAACCGCTTGGACTCCGCGGAGCCCGAATTCACCGTGATCACCGGGATACCGGCCTTGGTGGCCTTGGCGACGACGTCCTTCATCGCGTCGGGCTTGGCGAGTGTGACGATCAGCCCGTCGACCTTCTGGTCGATGGCGGCCTGGACGAGCTGGGCCTGCTGCTGCGCCTCGTCGTTGTGCGAGTACAGGAACTTGATGTTGTCCTTGACGGCCGCCTGCTCGGCGCCCCGCTGGACGATGTCCCAGAAGGTGTCGCCGTCGCCCGAGTGGGTGACCATGGCGAAGGTCCAGCGGGGCGTGTTCACCGCGGACCGGCCCTCGGCGGCGGCCTGGGCCGCGCGCTCCTCCGCCCGCTTGCCACCGGTGCTGCTGCATCCCACGAGGGAAGCCCCGAGCACCGCCGCAAGCACGGCGCCCATCGCACGTACCCCTGTCCGAACCCTTGCCACGACGCCGTGCCCTTCTTGTGCTGCTCGCTGTGCTGCTTGGTGGGGCCGGGGACCATTCGCACCCTGCCCGGCTGGCCAAGTATCCCCGAGCCGCCGACTGCGCCGCCCGGCAGGGGCGGGGCACGTACGTCGGCACTGTGTGTGCACAGCGGCGCGCGGGAGGGTCATCGGGTGCCGCGCGCGGTGTATTCCTCCAGCTGCGGCACGTCGTCGGCGGTGACGACCGCCGGGCCGGTGAGCACCGGCTTTCCGCCGCCGATGACGTTTCCGTTGGTCTTGTTCAGCCACAGTTCGTCGATGGCGAGATAGCCCTGGAGGTAGGGCTGCTGGTCGACGGCGAAGCCGACCTCATCGGCCTTCAGCCGCTTGACGACCTCGGCGTTCAGATCGAATGTGTCGACCTCCGCCCTGCTGCCGGAGCCCTCTTTGGCCTTGACGGAGGCGGCGGCGAAGGGTGCGCCCAGGGTGACGACCGCGTCGATGCCCTTGTCGGCCTGGAGCTTCGCTTCGATCGAGGAGGTGGAGGCGGGCATGTTGGTGCCCTCCACATTGAGGTTCTCCACGGTGCCCCTGAAGGTCTTGCGCACACCTGCGCAGCGCTCCTCCAGCGACACATTGCCCTGCTCGTGGATGACGCAGACGGCCTTCTTGCGGCCCCGCGCATTGAGCTCCTCGCCGACGGCCTCACCGGCGACCTTCTCGTCCTGCCCGATGTGCCCGAGCGCGCCGATCTCCTTGGCGAACTGCGCGCCCGAGTTGATGGTCACGACGGGTATGCCGGTCTGCACAGCCTTGGCGACGACGTCCTTGACCGCTTCCGGCTTGGCGAGGGTGACAACGATGCCGTCGACCTTCTGGTCGATGGCGGCCTGGACGAGCTGGGCCTGTTCCTTGCCCTCCTTGTTCGCCGAGTACAGGAACTCGACGTTGTCCTTGGCCGCCGCCTGTTTCGCGCCGCTCTGCACGATGTCCCAGAAGGTGTCGCCCTCCCCGGAGTGCGTGACCATCGCGATCTTCATCCGGGGTGTGGATACCGCCTTGCCCCCGCTGCCGCTTGCGTCCTGGGGCTTCTCCTCGGCGCTCTTGCCGCCGGAGCTGCTGCATCCGGTGACGGTGAGGCCGATGCCGATGGCGGCCGTGGCGATCAGGATTGCCGACTTGCGAAAGCTGCGCATCGTGGGTCCGCCCTCTCTCCCCGCCGCCCGAATGCGGCTGGCGGCAGTTCTAGCGGTGGGCGCCTTGGACGTCAACGGGCCCCGTGGCCGTCGTCAACGCACGAGCAGCTGGAAATCGAAGGAGTAGCGCGAGGCCCGGTAGATGTGGGAGCCGAATTCGACCGCCCGCCCGGTGTCGTCGAAGGTGGTGCGCTCCATCGTCAGCAGCGCGGCCCCCTCGGTCTCGGCGAGTGAGGCCGCCTCGTCGGCGGTGGCGAGCCGGGCGCCGACGGTCTGGCGGGCGCTGTGCAGGGTGATGCCCGCGCCACGCATCATCCGGTAGAGGCCGGTGGTCTCCAGCCGTTCGGTGCCCAGGTCGACGATCCCGAGGGGCAGGTGGTTGCGCAGGAGTGCCAGCGGCTCGTCGTGCGCGTACCGCAGCCGCTCGACGAGGTGTACGTCGGTGCCCTCCGCGACTGCGAGTGCGTCGGCGACGGAGGCGTCGGCGGGCTCGACGGTGTTGCGCAGGACTCGGGTCGTGGGGTGCCCGCCCGCGGCCTCCAGGTCGTCGTAGAGGCTGCTCAGTTCGAGCGGGCGCCTGACCCTGCTGTGCACGACCTGGGTGCCGACGCCGCGGCGACGGACCATCAGCCCCTTGTCGACCAGTGACTGGATGGCCTGGCGGACAGTGGGCCGGGACAGGCCGAGCCGGGCCGCGAGTGCGATCTCGTTGCCGAGGAGGCTGCCGGGGGCGAGCCGGCCCTGCTCGATGGCCGCTTCCAGCTGCTGGGCCAGCTGGTAGTAGAGGGGAACCGGACTGGAGCGGTCCACGCCGAGTTCGAGTGCGGCCGGGTCGGTGGTGGGTTTGGGCACGCGTGGAGGGTATCCCTCACGTCAGAACCTCCGGTAGTCAGGTCGTTCTGTTGTCCGGACAGCATGAACACCGAACAAATCCGCACTTTGTCAGGACATATAGTTGACAGAGCAGTCGGTGGGCGGCACGTTGGGTCCATGCGTATCGGACTCATCGGCACCGGCCGGATCGGTTCCTTCCACGCGGGCGTGCTGGCCCGCCATCCCGAGGTGGATGCCCTGGTGGTGACGGACACCGACCGGGCGCGGGCTGCCGAGGTCGCGGACCGCGTCGGCGCGACGGCCGCGGTCGGCGCCGCCGAGATGTTCGGCACGGGGGTGGACGCCGTGGTGATCGCCTCGGCCACTTCGGCGCACGCGGAACTGATCGGGCGGGCCGCACGAGCGGGACTGCCCGCGTTCTGCGAGAAACCGATCGCACTGGACCTGCCGGGGACACTGAACGCGCTGTGCGAGGTCGACCGGGCGGGGAGCATCCTCCAACTGGGCTTCATGCGCAGGTTCGACGCGGGGTACGCAGCAGCGCGCGCCGCCGTGCGGGCAGGGACGCTGGGCAGGCTGCACACCGTACGGGCGATGACCATGGACCCCGCACCGCCGCCCGCCGCGTATCTGCCGCTCTCCGGGGGGCTGTACCGGGACTGTCTGGTCCATGACTTCGACATGCTGCGATGGGTGACGGGCCGCGAGGTGACCGAGGTGTACGCCACCGGATCGGATGCCGGGCCGGAGATGTTCCGGGTGGCCGGCGACGTGGACACGGCGGCGGCCCTGCTGACCCTCGACGACGGCACCCTGGCCACGGCGACGGCCACCCGCTGCAACGGCGCCGGTTATGACGTACGGATGGAACTGGCGGGCGAACTGGACCAGATCACGGTCGGCCTGGACGACCGAACACCGGTCACCTCGGCGGAGCCGCAGGGCCCCACCGCGCCGCTCCGCCCCTGGCCGGGCTTCCTGGAACGGTTCGCCCCGGCGTACGAGGCGGAACTGGACGCGTTCGTACGGGTGGTGCGGGGCGAACTGCCCAATCCGTGCGACGGGCGGGAAGCGTGGTACGCGCTGCTGATCGCGGAGGCGTGCGAGGTGTCCCGCCGGCAGCGGCGCCCCGTGCGGATCGCGGAGATCGCCGACGGAGCAGCCGTCCGGTCCGGCGCTCGCGCCGCCGGATGAACTGCCGCTGACCGGCCGCCAGGGGCGCGGTCAGGGCACTTCAGGACGGTGCGGCGGACAGTACGGTCCCCTGGGCGACCGCGCAGAGCGTCTTCGCCCCGCCCTCCCCCGCGGCGAACAGCTCGCAGCGGACCACGGCCTGACGGCGGCCGGTGTGCACGACATCGGCGTGGGCGATGAGCGTGCGGCCGGTGGCGGGCCGTATGTACTGGATGGAGAAACCGCCGGTCAGCACGGCTGGGCCGAGGGTAGTCCCGGCGGCGAAGGTGATCGAGTTGTCGGCGGCGTAGGCCAGGACTCCGCCGTGCAGAAAGCCGTTCTGCTGCTGGAGTTCCCGACGGATGTCCACTTCGAGTGTGGCGGCGCCGTCCCCGAAGGCGGTGATCCGCGCCCCGACGAGCCCGCTGAACGGCTGGCTGTCGAGGACCTTCTGCGCCATCTGCAAATCAAGTCCGGTCATGACAGAGCTTCTTACCTCACCAGCGGACGGGCAGCTCGCGGACCCCACGGATCAGCATCCCCGGGAGCCAGTCCGGCTCCCCCGCGTCCGCGTCCAGTGCGAGACCTGGGCACCGCTCCAGCAGCGTACGGATCGCGATCCGGCCCTCCATCCGGGCCAGCGGCGCACCCAGACAGAAGTGCAGGCCGTGCCCGAAGGCCAGATGCCCCTGGGTGTCGCGGCGGATGTCGAAGCGGTCCGGTTCCGGGTAGCGGCCGGGGTCGCGGTCGGCGCCCGCCAGAGAGATCAGAACCGGCTCGCCCGCCGGAATGACCCTCTGCCCGATCTCGACCGGTTCGCGGGGGAAGCGGAACGTGGCGGTCTCCACCGGTCCGTCATAGCGCAGCATCTCCTCGACCGCGCCGCCGATCAGACCGAAGTCCGCGCGAAGTGCGGCCAGTTGGTCCGGGTGGTGAAGCAATGCCCGTACCCCGTTGGAGATCAGGTTGACCGTGGTCTCATGGCCGGCGACGAGCAGCAGGAAGGCCATGCCCACGAGCTCGTCGGGCGACAGCCCGTCCCCCTCCTCGTCGCGTGTCCTGACCAGGGCGCTCATCAGATCGTCACCCGGCGAGCACCGCTTGTCCTCGATGAGCTCGGCGAGATACACGCCCATGGCGGTCACCGCCTCGCGCTCCTGCTCCGGCGTGGAGGGGGTGACGACGTCGTTCGACAGTTTGCGGAAGGTGTCGCGGTCCAGGTCCGGCACACCGATCAGTTCGCAGATGACGGTCATCGGCAGCGGGAAGGCGAGCGCGTCCACGAGATCGGCGCGCCCGCTGGGCACCATCGCGTCGAGGAGCTCGTCGGTGATCTGCTGGACGCGCGGGCGCAGGGCCTCGACACGGCGTGCGGTGAACTCCCGGGTGACGAGCTTGCGCAGCCGGGTGTGGTGGGGTGCGTCCAGCTCCAGCATGTTGGCGAAGATCGGATCGTTCCCCTCGGGCCGGTCCACCAGCCCCTGCCACTCCTTGCCGAGCCGCTGGTCGGCGAGGGCCGCGCGGCCCTCGCCGTACCCGACCACGAGCCAGATCCGCTCGAATTCGTCGGTACGGATGGTGTGCACGGGTCCTGCGGCGCGCAGCTTCTCGTAGTACGGATACGGATTCGCGGTGAAGTCCTTGACCCCGCGCAGATCGACATCGACGTGGCTGCTGGCATCGGACATGGGATCGCCCCTCCCGGTCTGATCGACTCGATCGCTCGCGATCGACGGTTCAGCCTATGCCGCCGGGCCTGCGCCGTCGTCGTCCAGCAGGCCCGCGTCGTGCACCAACAGCGCGATCTGGACACGGTTGTTGAAATCGAATTTGGCCAGGATCCGGGAGACCTGTGTCTTCACGGTCGCCACGCTCAGATAGAGCGTGGCGGCGATCTCGGCGTTGGAACGGCCGCGTCCGACGGCGATCGCGACCTCGCGTTCCCGGTCGGCGAGCGTGGCGATCCGCCGTCGTGCCCGGTCGGCGCGGTCCACCCGGCCGTCCCGGCCGCCCCCGGGCCCGGTCCCGGCGGCTCGGGCCATGAGCCTGCGGGTCACCGCCGGCGACAGCACCGGATCACCGGCCGCCACCCGCCGCACCGAGTCGACGATCCGGGCCGCAGGGGTTGCGAGCTGCTGTCGGTTTGCTGCGTTGAAGTGCGTTGTAGTGAGTGGGGGTGAGTCCTGTCGGTGGGTACGTGGTGGTGGGAACGGGGGTTCTGGGGCCGAATGGGTGACCTTGGCGGTTGCTGCTCGTTGGATCTGGAGTTCGCCGCCATCCGTCCGCTCC
This region includes:
- a CDS encoding cytochrome P450 family protein, whose product is MSDASSHVDVDLRGVKDFTANPYPYYEKLRAAGPVHTIRTDEFERIWLVVGYGEGRAALADQRLGKEWQGLVDRPEGNDPIFANMLELDAPHHTRLRKLVTREFTARRVEALRPRVQQITDELLDAMVPSGRADLVDALAFPLPMTVICELIGVPDLDRDTFRKLSNDVVTPSTPEQEREAVTAMGVYLAELIEDKRCSPGDDLMSALVRTRDEEGDGLSPDELVGMAFLLLVAGHETTVNLISNGVRALLHHPDQLAALRADFGLIGGAVEEMLRYDGPVETATFRFPREPVEIGQRVIPAGEPVLISLAGADRDPGRYPEPDRFDIRRDTQGHLAFGHGLHFCLGAPLARMEGRIAIRTLLERCPGLALDADAGEPDWLPGMLIRGVRELPVRW
- a CDS encoding LuxR C-terminal-related transcriptional regulator — encoded protein: MTKLTLTTFLSLDGVMQAPGGPDEDTSGGFEYGGWLVPFADEGMGQFMTEVFDRCSAFLLGRRTYDIFAAHWPKVTDPDDPVAGRLNRYPKYVVSTTLEKADWQNTTVISTDVVEEVARIKERTDGGELQIQRAATAKVTHSAPEPPFPPPRTHRQDSPPLTTTHFNAANRQQLATPAARIVDSVRRVAAGDPVLSPAVTRRLMARAAGTGPGGGRDGRVDRADRARRRIATLADREREVAIAVGRGRSNAEIAATLYLSVATVKTQVSRILAKFDFNNRVQIALLVHDAGLLDDDGAGPAA